The Odocoileus virginianus isolate 20LAN1187 ecotype Illinois unplaced genomic scaffold, Ovbor_1.2 Unplaced_Contig_18, whole genome shotgun sequence genome has a segment encoding these proteins:
- the EZHIP gene encoding EZH inhibitory protein, whose amino-acid sequence MATQSCLEKEQKPQQVAVTPPRSVSSPPSSPRSQPSSSASLRNHASQLGPGPHLRSGAAMQHPALQGSITPSGPVLRSQAARPGPALRSHTSRSGAADKRPARFCCTPEPGAPRRSRRLPGLSPALGRQASAPGLAQRGSRAPQPGPTRRGIPEAGPAFRRYSASAPGLNGRGSPVSVPGPARRGRASAPGPARRRHGGSAPGPVRRGRPASTPGPDPRGGPVSAPGPGRRGRPALAPGRNPRGGPASAADPGRRGCPALAPGGDLRRGSALVPGPDSRSGPASAPGRARRYRPASTPGPDLRGCPASTPGPARRRHRRRRLDSTPGPDHRGRPASTPGPARRRHRLGSTPGPDHRGLPVSVPGPTHRNRPASVPGPARRGRPASSPGPDLRGRPASTPGPVRRRRRLGSTPGPNHRGRSSSTPGPDDRGRPASTPGPARRRRRLGSTPGPDVRGRSASRPGPAGCRRGGSVPGRARRRRLHSASRCPACGPGPALSSCAVGLGPSLQSSSPAPGFAFRGRAAQRRSPPTSCPSPVGPNGESPPSSPGFSVGRLSSQSSSSSLESEAPSVTPPRVWHAVRMRASSPSPPGRFFTFPRGYFENSSSSSNSPGSSDQSPPPSPTNLCDGRSPPSFSWVSTPSPSGVRRILLPELEALSPHSSEEPAEIRSPPPSPPPPML is encoded by the exons ATGGCCACCCAGTCGTGTTTGGAGAAGGAGCAGAAGCCACAGCAGG TGGCTGTTACGCCCCCAAGGTCCGTGTCTTCGCCGCCATCTTCTCCAAGGTCTCAACCCAGCAGCTCGGCTTCTCTGAGGAACCACGCGTCGCAGCTGGGTCCTGGCCCTCACCTCCGCAGCGGTGCAGCCATGCAACACCCTGCGCTCCAGGGCAGCATCACCCCATCAGGTCCTGTTCTGCGCAGTCAGGcagccaggccaggccctgcTCTCCGTAGCCACACATCCAGGTCCGGTGCAGCTGATAAGCGCCCTGCTCGCTTCTGCTGTACTCCCGAGCCAGGAGCACCTCGTCGCAGTCGCCGTCTACCCGGGCTGAGCCCTGCTCTTGGGCGTCAAGCATCAGCACCAGGCCTTGCTCAACGCGGAAGTCGTGCACCCCAGCCAGGCCCAACTCGCCGTGGTATACCCGAAGCAGGCCCTGCTTTCCGCCGCTACAGTGCTTCCGCGCCTGGCCTCAATGGTCGTGGAAGCCCTGTTTCTGTGCCTGGCCCTGCTCGTCGCGGTCG TGCTTCCGCGCCTGGCCCTGCTCGTCGCCGCCACGGTGGTTCCGCGCCTGGCCCTGTTCGTCGCGGCCGCCCTGCTTCCACGCCTGGCCCTGATCCTCGTGGTGGCCCTGTTTCTGCGCCTGGCCCTGGTCGTCGCGGCCGCCCTGCTTTGGCACCTGGCCGTAATCCTCGTGGCGGCCCTGCTTCCGCGGCTGATCCTGGTCGTCGCGGCTGCCCTGCTTTGGCGCCTGGCGGAGATCTTCGCAGAGGCTCTGCTTTGGTGCCTGGCCCTGATAGTCGCAGCGGTCCTGCTTCCGCGCCTGGCCGGGCGCGTCGCTACCGCCCTGCTTCCACTCCTGGCCCGGATCTTCGCGGCTGCCCTGCTTCCACGCCTGGCCCTGctcgccgccgccaccgccgccgccgccttgaTTCTACGCCTGGCCCTGATCATCGCGGCCGCCCTGCTTCCACGCCTGGCCCTGCTCGCCGCCGCCACCGCCTTGGTTCTACGCCTGGCCCTGATCATCGCGGCCTCCCTGTTTCTGTGCCTGGCCCTACTCATCGCAACCGCCCTGCTTCCGTGCCTGGCCCTGCTCGTCGTGGCCGCCCTGCTTCCTCGCCCGGCCCGGATCTTCGCGGCCGCCCTGCTTCCACGCCTGGCCCTGTtcgtcgccgccgccgccttgGTTCCACGCCTGGCCCTAATCATCGCGGCCGCTCTTCTTCCACTCCTGGCCCTGATGATCGTGGCCGCCCTGCTTCCACGCCTGGCCCTGCtcgtcgccgccgccgccttgGTTCCACGCCTGGTCCTGATGTTCGCGGCCGCTCTGCTTCCAGGCCTGGTCCTGCTGGTTGCCGCCGCGGTGGTTCCGTGCCTGGCCGcgctcgccgccgccgcctccacaGTGCTTCGCGTTGCCCTGCCTGCGGGCCAGGCCCTGCCCTAAGTAGCTGCGCAGTGGGGTTAGGCCCTTCCCTCCAAAGCAGCAGCCCTGCTCCAGGCTTTGCCTTCCGGGGCCGGGCCGCTCAGCGAAGATCACCACCTACTAGCTGCCCCTCTCCGGTTGGGCCTAATGGTGAGAGTCCTCCTTCATCCCCTGGGTTCTCTGTAGGAAGGCTTTCCAGCCAGAGCAGCTCAAGTTCTCTTGAATCCGAGGCCCCAAGCGTTACTCCGCCTCGAGTTTGGCATGCAGTCCGTATGCGTGCCTCCTCACCCTCACCTCCTGGTAGGTTCTTTACTTTCCCTAGGGGGTATTTTGAGAATTCATCCTCTTCCTCTAACTCCCCTGGGTCTTCTGACCAgagccctcccccctcccccactaatCTTTGTGATGGGAGATCCCCTCCCTCTTTCAGTTGGGTCTCCACTCCTAGCCCTTCTGGCGTTAGGCGTATCTTGCTGCCAGAGCTTGAAGCCCTGAGCCCTCACTCCTCAGAAGAGCCTGCTGAAATACGGAgcccgcctccctctcctccacctcccATGCTATGA